One genomic window of Peromyscus maniculatus bairdii isolate BWxNUB_F1_BW_parent chromosome 2, HU_Pman_BW_mat_3.1, whole genome shotgun sequence includes the following:
- the LOC102906919 gene encoding thiosulfate sulfurtransferase/rhodanese-like domain-containing protein 3 → MLARRVLGTSCRAALGSAEAALGGLKSIWGSSRHHCSALSKDVTYRELKTLLNSKNIMLIDVRDTWEIIEHGKIPGSINIPLDEVGKALQMNPRDFKEKYHEVKPSKSDSLVFSCFAGIRSKKAVDTAISLGFTSAQHYAGGWKEWANYEISEKKQEN, encoded by the exons ATGTTGGCCAGGCGGGTGCTTGGGACCTCATGCAGGGCGGCGTTAGGATCCGCGGAGGCTGCGCTTGGCG GTTTGAAGTCAATATGGGGAAGCAGCCGACATCATTGCTCTGCTCTTTCTAAGGATGTCACTTATAGGGAACTAAAAACCCTATTGAACTCCAAAAACATTATGTTAATTGATGTTAGAGATACATGGGAAATTATTGAGCATGGAAAAATACCTGGATCAATCAACATACCAT TGGACGAGGTAGGTAAAGCTCTACAGATGAACCCAAGGGACTTCAAAGAGAAGTACCATGAAGTGAAGCCATCCAAATCTGACAgtcttgtgttttcttgtttcGCCGGAATAAGAAGTAAGAAGGCTGTGGACACAGCGATATCCCTAGGCTTTACCAG TGCTCAACATTATGCTGGAGGATGGAAGGAATGGGCAAACTAtgaaatttcagagaaaaaacaagaaaattga